A stretch of Melospiza melodia melodia isolate bMelMel2 chromosome 24, bMelMel2.pri, whole genome shotgun sequence DNA encodes these proteins:
- the APOH gene encoding beta-2-glycoprotein 1 isoform X1, whose translation MHPLALLGCLVALSHCALATKVCPRPPEVLFATLNVDKKVYEVGEEVEYTCRPGFMPNSGQRKYTCLPTGKWAFNTLLCLPKRCPPPPPLQNGKMDFEEFQYQSTVTFSCDPGYNLVGSRTSQCMADGKWTGTFPQCQPVTCAPPSLSEFGVISFRRLHPGNVSHFLDTIQFECVPPLALIGNETATCMANGTWSSIPVCKAVTCPTPIGIENGFIEFAVRRTYHYNESVSFGCQPGFVMEGPKRSRCESTGNWSTKPVCRAPCKIPVKKAVVLYNGEKKRVQNDLKDGILHGETVSFFCKNKEKSCAYTVDAACVDGNFTLPACFKERGFFSTLVKKDPSEMKACEDEA comes from the exons TGTGTCCCAGGCCACCAGAAGTGTTGTTTGCCACCCTCAATGTAGACAAAAAGGTGTATGAAGTGGGTGAGGAAGTGGAGTACACCTGCCGGCCGGGGTTCATGCCCAACAGCGGGCAGAGGAAGTACACGTGCCTGCCGACGGGCAAGTGGGCCTTCAACACCCTGCTCTGCCTCC CAAAGAGATGCCCCCCTCCTCCACCCCTGCAGAATGGGAAAATGGATTTTGAAGAGTTTCAGTACCAGAGCACTGTAACTTTTTCATGTGATCCAGG CTACAACCTTGTTGGGTCAAGAACGAGCCAGTGCATGGCAGATGGAAAGTGGACTGGAACTTTTCCCCAGTGTCAAC CTGTGACTTGTGCACCTCCCTCGCTCTCAGAATTTGGGGTCATCTCTTTCCGTCGCCTACATCCTGGAAATGTCTCTCATTTCCTGGACACGATCCAGTTTGAATGTGTCCCTCCTCTTGCCCTGATTGGGAATGAGACAGCCACCTGCATGGCCAATGGCACCTGGAGCAGCATTCCAGTGTGCAAGG CTGTCACCTGCCCCACTCCGATAGGAATAGAGAACGGGTTTATAGAGTTCGCGGTGCGCAGAACCTACCACTACAACGAGAGCGTCAGCTTCGGCTGCCAGCCCGGCTTCGTCATGGAGGGACCCAAACGCTCCCGCTGCGAGAGCACCGGGAACTGGTCCACAAAGCCAGTCTGCAGAG CACCATGTAAAATACCAGTTAAGAAAGCTGTAGTATTGTACAATGGAGAGAAGAAGAGAGTTCAGAACGACCTGAAGGATGGCATTCTGCACGGGGAAACTGTCTCCTTCTTCTGCAAGAACAAGGAAAAATCCTGTGCCTACACTGTGGATGCGGCATGCGTGGATGGCAACTTCACCCTCCCTGCCTGCTTTAAAG AACGTGGCTTTTTCTCAACTCTGGTGAAGAAAGACCCCTCAGAGATGAAAGCCTGTGAAGATGAAGCCTGA
- the APOH gene encoding beta-2-glycoprotein 1 isoform X2 — protein sequence MHPLALLGCLVALSHCALATKAKRCPPPPPLQNGKMDFEEFQYQSTVTFSCDPGYNLVGSRTSQCMADGKWTGTFPQCQPVTCAPPSLSEFGVISFRRLHPGNVSHFLDTIQFECVPPLALIGNETATCMANGTWSSIPVCKAVTCPTPIGIENGFIEFAVRRTYHYNESVSFGCQPGFVMEGPKRSRCESTGNWSTKPVCRAPCKIPVKKAVVLYNGEKKRVQNDLKDGILHGETVSFFCKNKEKSCAYTVDAACVDGNFTLPACFKERGFFSTLVKKDPSEMKACEDEA from the exons CAAAGAGATGCCCCCCTCCTCCACCCCTGCAGAATGGGAAAATGGATTTTGAAGAGTTTCAGTACCAGAGCACTGTAACTTTTTCATGTGATCCAGG CTACAACCTTGTTGGGTCAAGAACGAGCCAGTGCATGGCAGATGGAAAGTGGACTGGAACTTTTCCCCAGTGTCAAC CTGTGACTTGTGCACCTCCCTCGCTCTCAGAATTTGGGGTCATCTCTTTCCGTCGCCTACATCCTGGAAATGTCTCTCATTTCCTGGACACGATCCAGTTTGAATGTGTCCCTCCTCTTGCCCTGATTGGGAATGAGACAGCCACCTGCATGGCCAATGGCACCTGGAGCAGCATTCCAGTGTGCAAGG CTGTCACCTGCCCCACTCCGATAGGAATAGAGAACGGGTTTATAGAGTTCGCGGTGCGCAGAACCTACCACTACAACGAGAGCGTCAGCTTCGGCTGCCAGCCCGGCTTCGTCATGGAGGGACCCAAACGCTCCCGCTGCGAGAGCACCGGGAACTGGTCCACAAAGCCAGTCTGCAGAG CACCATGTAAAATACCAGTTAAGAAAGCTGTAGTATTGTACAATGGAGAGAAGAAGAGAGTTCAGAACGACCTGAAGGATGGCATTCTGCACGGGGAAACTGTCTCCTTCTTCTGCAAGAACAAGGAAAAATCCTGTGCCTACACTGTGGATGCGGCATGCGTGGATGGCAACTTCACCCTCCCTGCCTGCTTTAAAG AACGTGGCTTTTTCTCAACTCTGGTGAAGAAAGACCCCTCAGAGATGAAAGCCTGTGAAGATGAAGCCTGA